A genomic region of Janthinobacterium lividum contains the following coding sequences:
- a CDS encoding MFS transporter, which yields MDYRKKVAAIYLLGFFVDLINMFITSVAYPDIGHALHASVAQLAWISTAYILGLTIVIPASAWLAAYYGSKTVFMASLLTFLCASIGAGLAPSIEALIAWRCVQGLGGGLLIPLGQSMTYQLYRPAERPGLSSVIMLVGLLAPALSPALGGVIVDSLSWRWIFYLNVPFAALALLLAACWLRPDPPRAQVPRLDTGGLVAGSTAILLLLLGLTMLGTPGELPAGAGVLALGAACAWVYVRGALRKSTPLLNLRLAAEPLLRIAMLMYLLVPGVFMGVSLLAMLYLQGVLGMSASTAGALMLPWALASFAAISLTGKSYRRVGPQPLFIFGALLQAAGMLMLLRVAAADQLFWLAGAYAVMGFGGGLCSSTAQSTAFLRTPDAQLSQASAVWNINRQLGFCLGVALLSVLLNGLLAAQGIATLDDPALHARAARVFHWCFALAASACVLPVALCMRIDNRAVLDLLHHHGASKK from the coding sequence ATGGACTATCGCAAAAAAGTGGCGGCCATCTATCTGCTGGGGTTTTTCGTCGACCTGATCAACATGTTCATCACCAGCGTCGCCTATCCCGACATCGGCCATGCCCTGCACGCCTCGGTGGCGCAGCTGGCCTGGATCAGTACGGCCTACATCCTCGGCCTGACCATCGTCATCCCGGCCAGCGCCTGGCTGGCTGCCTATTATGGCAGCAAAACCGTGTTCATGGCATCGTTGCTAACTTTTTTATGCGCCAGCATCGGCGCCGGCCTGGCGCCCTCGATCGAGGCGCTGATCGCCTGGCGCTGCGTGCAGGGCCTGGGTGGCGGCTTGCTCATTCCGCTGGGGCAAAGCATGACCTACCAGCTGTATCGGCCTGCCGAGCGTCCCGGCCTGTCCTCCGTCATCATGCTGGTGGGCTTGCTGGCGCCGGCCCTGTCGCCCGCCTTGGGTGGCGTCATCGTCGACAGCCTGTCGTGGCGCTGGATTTTTTACCTGAACGTGCCGTTTGCCGCGCTGGCGCTGCTGCTGGCCGCTTGCTGGCTGCGTCCCGACCCGCCGCGCGCGCAAGTGCCCCGCCTCGACACGGGCGGCCTTGTGGCGGGCAGCACAGCCATCCTTTTGCTGTTGCTGGGCTTGACCATGCTGGGCACGCCGGGCGAGCTGCCGGCCGGCGCCGGCGTGCTGGCCCTGGGCGCCGCCTGCGCATGGGTCTACGTGCGCGGCGCGCTGCGCAAGTCGACGCCGCTGCTCAACCTGCGCCTGGCCGCCGAACCGCTGCTGCGCATTGCCATGCTGATGTATTTGCTGGTGCCGGGCGTCTTCATGGGCGTGAGCCTGCTGGCCATGCTGTACCTGCAGGGCGTGCTGGGCATGTCGGCGTCGACGGCGGGCGCGCTGATGCTGCCGTGGGCGCTGGCCTCGTTTGCGGCCATCTCGCTCACGGGAAAAAGCTACCGCCGCGTGGGGCCGCAACCCCTGTTCATCTTTGGTGCGCTGCTGCAGGCGGCGGGCATGCTGATGCTGCTGCGCGTGGCTGCGGCCGATCAGCTGTTCTGGCTGGCCGGCGCGTATGCCGTGATGGGCTTTGGCGGCGGGTTGTGCAGCAGCACGGCGCAAAGCACGGCGTTCTTGCGCACGCCCGACGCGCAACTGAGCCAGGCCAGCGCCGTGTGGAATATCAACCGCCAGCTGGGCTTTTGCCTGGGCGTGGCGCTGCTCAGCGTACTTCTGAATGGCTTGCTGGCGGCGCAGGGCATCGCCACCCTGGACGACCCTGCCCTGCATGCGCGCGCGGCGCGGGTCTTTCACTGGTGCTTTGCGCTGGCCGCCAGCGCGTGCGTGCTGCCTGTGGCACTGTGCATGCGCATCGACAACCGCGCCGTTCTCGACCTTTTACATCACCATGGAGCAAGCAAAAAATGA
- a CDS encoding DUF1349 domain-containing protein: MFTQGSWLNPPENWSADGAQLRVTTDANTDFWRRTAYGFIRDSGHFFGTQIEGDFTAQLHVAAQYAALYDQAGMMVRIDAENWIKCGVEFSDGQLLLSTVLTVDTSDWAVSIAPAMPDGFWLRVTVEKGVIRVQYSTDGKLWPLLRLAPFPEASSYLFGPMCCTPERAGLEVAFSQFTLGPAQRKDLHDLT, translated from the coding sequence ATGTTCACGCAAGGCAGCTGGCTCAATCCACCGGAAAACTGGTCCGCCGACGGCGCGCAATTGCGCGTGACGACGGATGCCAACACGGATTTCTGGCGCAGGACCGCGTATGGGTTTATCCGCGACAGCGGCCATTTTTTTGGCACGCAAATCGAGGGCGATTTCACGGCGCAGCTGCATGTGGCGGCGCAGTACGCAGCGCTGTACGACCAGGCGGGCATGATGGTGCGCATCGACGCGGAAAACTGGATCAAATGCGGCGTCGAATTTTCCGACGGCCAGTTACTGTTGAGCACCGTGCTGACGGTGGACACATCGGATTGGGCCGTCAGCATCGCTCCCGCCATGCCGGATGGTTTCTGGCTGCGCGTGACGGTGGAAAAGGGCGTGATCCGGGTGCAGTATTCGACCGATGGCAAGCTGTGGCCGCTGCTGCGCCTGGCGCCATTTCCCGAGGCCAGCAGCTACCTTTTCGGGCCCATGTGCTGCACGCCGGAACGCGCCGGCCTCGAGGTCGCGTTTTCGCAATTTACGCTGGGCCCGGCCCAGCGCAAGGACTTGCACGACCTCACTTGA
- a CDS encoding NAD+ synthase — protein sequence MLTIALAQMNPTVGDFDANVAAIIARMQRASDDGADLLVCPELSLCAYYPGDLFEDAAFLRDMQQALDTLLEASTRWPALVTVIGTARPNPGVGKPLYNALLALRDGRIVAEYYKQLLPTYGIFDEGRHFEPGPPGACTLDIADCKVGFMICEDGWNDDGRAYAVNPFDALHAAGPDLVVSINASPSDIGKRAQRHAVFGAACARVKLPLLFVNQVGGQDQLVFDGASFAMSPSDGVQFEAARFVEDFPLLRFADGRFTRPDGSAFPVPDPDGIPAVEFARRQIVLGLRDYARRCRFTKVVVGCSGGIDSALTLALAVEALGADNVVGITMPSVFSSAGSVTDSVALCANLGIVLHTHAIRDIVAQYEAGYAQAFDGRLQGLPLENLQARVRGTILMEYSNAFGALLLTTGNKSEISVGYCTLYGDTNGGLGLIGDLYKTEVFALSRHLNASAGRELIPVAVLDKPPSAELAPGQRDTDSLPPYPVLDEILKWHIEGRRLPAAESAQALTLVDQLRETDEGRALVTRILGMVARNEYKRRQAAPIIRVRSRAFGSGRQLPIAAHYPTGDDA from the coding sequence ATGCTGACCATCGCCCTCGCGCAGATGAATCCCACCGTGGGCGATTTCGACGCCAATGTCGCCGCCATCATCGCGCGCATGCAGCGTGCCAGCGACGATGGCGCCGACCTGCTCGTGTGCCCGGAACTGTCGCTGTGCGCGTATTACCCGGGCGACCTGTTCGAGGACGCCGCCTTCCTGCGCGACATGCAGCAGGCGCTCGATACGCTGCTGGAAGCATCCACGCGCTGGCCGGCGCTGGTCACCGTCATCGGCACGGCGCGGCCCAATCCCGGCGTCGGCAAGCCCCTGTACAACGCCTTGCTGGCGCTACGCGACGGGCGCATCGTGGCCGAATACTACAAGCAGCTGCTGCCCACCTACGGCATCTTCGACGAGGGGCGGCATTTCGAGCCGGGCCCGCCCGGCGCCTGCACCCTCGATATCGCCGACTGCAAGGTCGGCTTCATGATTTGCGAGGATGGCTGGAACGACGATGGCCGCGCCTACGCCGTCAATCCGTTCGATGCCTTGCACGCGGCGGGGCCCGACCTTGTCGTCAGCATCAACGCCAGCCCGTCCGACATCGGCAAGCGCGCGCAGCGCCACGCCGTGTTTGGCGCCGCCTGCGCGCGCGTCAAGCTGCCCCTGCTGTTCGTCAACCAGGTGGGTGGCCAGGACCAGCTGGTGTTCGACGGCGCCTCGTTCGCCATGTCGCCGAGCGACGGCGTGCAATTCGAGGCGGCCCGCTTCGTCGAGGATTTTCCCTTGCTGCGCTTTGCCGATGGCCGTTTTACGCGACCCGATGGATCGGCGTTTCCCGTGCCGGATCCGGATGGCATCCCCGCCGTGGAGTTTGCGCGGCGCCAGATCGTGCTCGGTTTGCGCGACTATGCGCGCCGCTGCCGCTTTACGAAAGTCGTCGTCGGCTGTTCGGGCGGCATCGATTCGGCGCTGACCCTGGCCCTGGCCGTCGAGGCGCTGGGCGCCGACAACGTGGTGGGCATCACCATGCCGTCCGTGTTTTCCAGCGCCGGCTCCGTTACCGATTCCGTCGCCCTGTGCGCCAACCTGGGCATCGTCCTGCATACGCATGCCATCCGCGACATCGTGGCGCAATACGAAGCCGGCTATGCCCAAGCCTTCGACGGCAGGCTGCAGGGGCTGCCGCTGGAAAACCTGCAGGCGCGGGTGCGCGGCACGATATTGATGGAATACTCGAACGCCTTCGGCGCCCTGCTGCTCACCACCGGCAACAAGAGCGAAATCTCGGTGGGCTACTGCACCCTGTATGGCGACACGAACGGCGGACTGGGATTGATCGGCGACCTGTATAAAACGGAGGTGTTCGCCCTGTCGCGCCACCTCAACGCCAGCGCCGGGCGCGAACTGATACCCGTCGCCGTGCTGGATAAACCGCCATCGGCGGAGCTGGCGCCGGGCCAGCGCGACACCGATAGTTTGCCGCCGTATCCCGTGCTCGATGAAATTCTCAAATGGCATATCGAGGGACGCCGCCTGCCGGCGGCTGAAAGCGCGCAGGCGCTGACCCTCGTCGACCAGCTGCGCGAGACGGACGAGGGCCGCGCCCTCGTGACGCGCATCCTCGGCATGGTCGCCCGCAATGAGTACAAACGGCGCCAGGCGGCGCCCATCATCCGCGTGCGTTCGCGCGCCTTTGGCAGCGGGCGCCAATTGCCGATCGCCGCCCACTACCCCACCGGAGACGACGCATGA
- a CDS encoding bifunctional nicotinamide-nucleotide adenylyltransferase/Nudix hydroxylase — translation MTLTYSADAAILIGRFQPFHHGHAGLLQKALTTAAQVVVVLGSAFHARSPKNPFTWQERAAMIAATLPEAQRARVHYVAVRDYYDDGLWADAVRRAVAGALPAAQRVTLVACFKDATSYYLHHFPHWQLLNLEIDPGAPIGATAIRNVLFEAEDVDVSLSAVAQLLPAAIGQYVKAWTLLPWYAPLVQEYRAIEAYKARWRAAPYPPIFTTVDALVQAGGHVLLVRRGGYPGKGLWALPGGFLEPRERLLQGALRELAEETQLGVLAPTLVEALVGVAVFDHPDRSQRGRTITHAHYFDLKTRQLPAVKAADDAALAQWVPVSALPAMEEQFFEDHFHILNHFLKLTHEGR, via the coding sequence ATGACCCTCACTTATTCTGCCGACGCGGCCATCCTGATCGGCCGCTTCCAGCCGTTTCACCATGGCCATGCGGGCTTGCTGCAGAAGGCGCTGACGACGGCCGCCCAGGTGGTGGTGGTGCTCGGTTCCGCCTTCCATGCGCGCAGTCCGAAGAATCCGTTTACGTGGCAGGAGCGGGCCGCCATGATCGCCGCCACCCTGCCCGAGGCGCAGCGCGCGCGCGTGCATTACGTGGCCGTGCGCGATTATTATGACGATGGCTTGTGGGCCGATGCCGTGCGGCGCGCCGTGGCGGGCGCCTTGCCCGCGGCGCAGCGCGTCACCCTGGTGGCCTGCTTCAAGGATGCCACCAGTTATTACCTGCACCACTTCCCGCACTGGCAGTTATTGAATCTGGAGATCGATCCCGGTGCGCCCATCGGCGCGACGGCCATCCGCAACGTGCTGTTCGAAGCGGAAGACGTGGATGTGTCGCTGAGCGCCGTGGCGCAGCTGCTGCCGGCCGCCATCGGCCAGTATGTGAAGGCGTGGACCTTGTTGCCATGGTATGCACCGCTGGTGCAGGAATACCGCGCCATCGAAGCGTATAAAGCGCGCTGGCGCGCGGCGCCGTATCCGCCCATCTTCACGACTGTCGACGCGCTGGTGCAGGCGGGTGGCCACGTGCTGCTCGTGCGCCGCGGCGGCTATCCGGGCAAGGGCCTGTGGGCATTGCCCGGTGGTTTCCTGGAGCCGCGCGAACGCCTGCTGCAGGGCGCCCTGCGCGAGCTGGCGGAAGAAACCCAGCTGGGCGTGCTGGCGCCCACCCTCGTCGAGGCGCTGGTCGGCGTAGCCGTGTTCGACCATCCGGACCGCAGCCAGCGCGGGCGCACCATCACGCATGCGCATTATTTTGACCTGAAGACGCGCCAGCTGCCGGCCGTGAAGGCGGCCGACGATGCGGCGCTGGCGCAATGGGTGCCGGTGAGCGCCCTGCCGGCCATGGAAGAGCAATTCTTCGAAGACCATTTTCACATCCTGAACCACTTCCTCAAGCTCACGCACGAGGGGCGCTGA
- a CDS encoding MexW/MexI family multidrug efflux RND transporter permease subunit — protein MKFTDLFVRRPVLALVISTLILMLGVIAILQLPIRQYPMLESSTITVKTTYPGASAELMQGFVTQPIAQAVSSVEGIDYLTSSSVQGSSTVTVRMELNRDSTQALTEVMAKVNQVRYKLPEGAFDPVIERSAGDSSAVAYVGFASESVSAPALTDYLARVVQPMFATIDGVAKVDVYGGQQLAMRLWIDPAKLAARGLTAADVADAVRRNNYQAAPGKVKGQFVVSNISVNTDLTSVAEFRDMVIRKGGDDSAALVRLKDVGTVELGAAATETSGIMDGVPAVYLGLSPTPGGNPLVIVDGIKKLLPEIQKTLPPGVKVELAFETARFIQSSIDEVAHTLLEALLIVVIVIYLCMGSLRSVLIPVVTIPLSMLGAAALMLAFGFSINLLTLLAMVLAVGLVVDDAIVVVENVHRHIEEGKTPVAAALVGAREVAGPVIAMTITLAAVYAPIGMMGGLTGALFKEFALTLAGAVVVSGVVALTLSPVMSSLLLQPKQTEGRMARAAEHFFEGLTSRYARLLDRSLHHRWLSAGFAALVMVSLPFLYLLPQRELAPAEDQASVLTAIKAPQHANLDYVERFSYKLDDIYKNIPETDSRWIINGGEGPASSIGGINLTPWAERSRNAAVIQAELQHAVGDVEGTSIFAFQLAPLPGSSGGLPVQMVLRSAQDYATLFRTMEDVKQRARDSGLFAVVDSDLDYNNPVVKVRVDRSKANSLGIRMQDIGESLAVLVGENYLNRFGMDGRAYDVIAQSPREQRLTAQALTQQYVRADDGSLLPLSAVVSVTEQIEPNMLTQFNQQNAATFQGVPAPGVTLGDAVAFLDGVAKTLPPGFSYDWQSDARQFATEGNALLLAFLAAVVVIYLVLAAQYESLTDPLIILITVPLSICGALIPLALGYATVNIYTQIGLVTLIGLISKHGILMVEFANELQVHEQLDRITAIRKAAQIRLRPILMTTAAMVVGLVPLLFASGAGANSRFGLGVVIVSGMLIGTFFTLFVLPTVYTFLARRHTADHATPRARDLSQALKESP, from the coding sequence GCACATTGATCCTGATGCTGGGCGTGATCGCCATCCTGCAGTTGCCGATCCGCCAATATCCGATGCTCGAATCGTCCACCATCACGGTGAAAACCACGTATCCGGGCGCCTCGGCGGAACTGATGCAGGGTTTTGTCACGCAGCCGATTGCGCAAGCCGTATCGTCGGTGGAAGGCATCGATTACCTGACCTCGTCGTCGGTGCAGGGCAGCAGCACGGTCACCGTGCGCATGGAGCTGAACCGCGACTCCACGCAGGCGCTGACGGAAGTCATGGCCAAGGTCAACCAGGTGCGCTACAAGCTGCCCGAAGGCGCGTTTGACCCCGTCATCGAGCGCTCGGCCGGCGATTCCTCGGCCGTCGCCTATGTCGGCTTTGCCAGCGAGAGCGTGTCCGCGCCCGCGCTGACGGACTACCTGGCGCGCGTGGTGCAACCGATGTTCGCCACCATCGACGGCGTGGCCAAGGTCGACGTGTATGGCGGCCAGCAGCTGGCCATGCGCCTGTGGATCGATCCGGCCAAGCTGGCCGCGCGCGGCTTGACGGCGGCCGACGTGGCCGACGCCGTGCGGCGCAATAACTACCAGGCGGCGCCCGGCAAGGTGAAAGGACAATTCGTCGTCTCGAACATCAGCGTCAACACGGATCTGACCAGCGTGGCGGAGTTCCGCGACATGGTCATCCGCAAGGGCGGCGATGACAGTGCTGCCCTGGTGCGCCTGAAGGATGTGGGCACGGTGGAACTGGGCGCGGCCGCCACGGAGACGAGCGGCATCATGGACGGCGTGCCGGCCGTGTATCTGGGCCTGTCACCCACGCCAGGCGGCAACCCGCTGGTGATCGTCGACGGCATCAAGAAGCTGCTGCCGGAGATCCAGAAAACCCTGCCACCCGGCGTGAAGGTCGAGCTGGCATTCGAGACGGCACGCTTCATCCAGTCGTCCATCGACGAGGTGGCGCATACGCTGCTCGAAGCGCTGCTCATCGTCGTCATCGTCATCTACCTGTGCATGGGTTCCCTGCGCTCAGTGCTGATTCCCGTCGTGACCATCCCGCTGTCGATGCTGGGCGCGGCGGCGCTGATGCTGGCCTTCGGTTTCAGCATCAATCTGCTCACCTTGCTGGCGATGGTGCTGGCCGTGGGCCTGGTGGTCGATGACGCCATCGTCGTGGTGGAAAACGTGCACCGGCATATCGAGGAAGGCAAGACGCCCGTGGCGGCCGCCCTGGTCGGCGCGCGTGAAGTGGCCGGCCCCGTCATCGCCATGACGATCACGCTGGCTGCCGTGTATGCGCCGATCGGCATGATGGGGGGACTGACTGGCGCGCTGTTCAAGGAATTTGCGCTGACCCTGGCCGGCGCCGTGGTGGTGTCGGGCGTGGTGGCGCTGACCTTGTCTCCCGTAATGAGCTCCCTGCTGCTGCAGCCGAAACAGACGGAAGGGCGCATGGCGCGCGCCGCCGAGCATTTCTTCGAAGGCTTGACCTCGCGCTATGCGCGCCTGCTGGACCGCTCCCTGCACCACCGCTGGCTGAGCGCCGGTTTCGCCGCGCTGGTGATGGTCAGTCTGCCGTTTTTGTACCTGCTGCCGCAGCGCGAACTGGCGCCGGCGGAAGACCAGGCCAGCGTGCTGACGGCGATCAAGGCGCCGCAGCATGCCAACCTCGATTACGTGGAACGCTTTTCCTACAAGCTCGATGACATCTACAAGAATATCCCCGAAACGGACTCGCGCTGGATCATCAACGGCGGCGAAGGCCCGGCGTCTAGCATCGGCGGCATCAACCTGACGCCGTGGGCCGAGCGTTCGCGCAATGCGGCCGTCATCCAGGCGGAATTGCAGCACGCCGTTGGCGACGTGGAAGGCACCAGCATCTTCGCCTTCCAGCTGGCGCCCTTGCCGGGATCGAGCGGCGGCTTGCCCGTGCAGATGGTCTTGCGCAGCGCGCAGGATTACGCCACCCTGTTCCGCACCATGGAAGACGTCAAGCAGCGCGCACGCGACAGCGGCCTGTTTGCCGTGGTCGACAGCGACCTCGATTACAACAACCCCGTCGTGAAAGTACGCGTGGACCGCTCCAAGGCGAACAGCCTGGGCATCCGCATGCAGGACATCGGCGAATCGCTGGCCGTGCTGGTGGGCGAGAATTATTTGAACCGCTTCGGCATGGATGGCCGCGCCTACGACGTCATCGCGCAAAGCCCGCGCGAACAGAGATTGACGGCGCAAGCCCTGACGCAGCAGTACGTGCGCGCCGACGACGGCAGCCTGCTGCCCCTGTCCGCCGTCGTGTCCGTGACGGAACAGATCGAGCCGAATATGCTGACCCAGTTCAACCAGCAAAATGCGGCCACCTTCCAGGGCGTGCCGGCGCCGGGCGTGACCCTGGGCGACGCTGTGGCCTTCCTCGACGGCGTGGCGAAAACCCTGCCGCCGGGCTTCAGCTATGACTGGCAGTCCGATGCGCGCCAGTTCGCCACGGAAGGCAATGCCCTGCTGCTGGCCTTTTTGGCGGCCGTCGTCGTCATCTACCTGGTGCTGGCGGCCCAATACGAAAGCCTGACGGACCCGCTGATCATCCTGATCACCGTGCCGCTGTCGATTTGCGGCGCCCTGATCCCGCTGGCCCTCGGCTACGCCACCGTCAACATCTACACGCAGATCGGCCTCGTGACTCTGATCGGCTTGATCAGCAAGCACGGCATCCTGATGGTGGAGTTTGCCAACGAATTGCAGGTACATGAACAGCTCGACCGCATCACGGCCATCCGCAAGGCGGCGCAGATCCGCTTGCGCCCGATTTTGATGACGACGGCCGCCATGGTGGTGGGCCTGGTGCCGCTGCTGTTCGCTTCCGGCGCCGGCGCCAACAGCCGCTTCGGGCTGGGCGTGGTGATCGTCTCGGGCATGTTGATCGGCACCTTCTTCACCCTGTTCGTGCTGCCCACCGTGTACACCTTTCTGGCCCGCCGCCACACGGCCGACCATGCCACGCCGCGCGCGCGCGACCTGTCCCAGGCGCTGAAGGAATCCCCATGA
- a CDS encoding ClbS/DfsB family four-helix bundle protein has product MAIPDSKQALIEAINSTYAKLMQELGRVPPALARAPVLEGKVAGTRMSVCDLLAYLVGWNELVLHWHAQLRDGKRIEDIAFPAEGFTWNALGTLAQRFYADYAELGMEDLLQRLEQAKNQLLALIEAHDDAQLYGQPWYTHYTMGRMIQFNTASPYANARTRLRAWLKTL; this is encoded by the coding sequence ATGGCGATCCCCGACAGCAAGCAGGCACTCATCGAAGCTATCAACAGCACGTATGCAAAGTTGATGCAGGAGCTAGGGCGCGTGCCGCCCGCACTGGCGCGGGCTCCCGTGCTGGAAGGAAAAGTGGCGGGCACGCGCATGAGCGTGTGCGACCTGCTCGCCTATCTGGTGGGTTGGAACGAGCTGGTCTTGCACTGGCATGCGCAGCTGCGCGACGGCAAACGCATCGAGGATATCGCCTTTCCCGCCGAAGGTTTCACGTGGAACGCTCTGGGAACATTGGCGCAGCGCTTCTATGCGGACTATGCTGAACTGGGCATGGAAGACTTGCTGCAGCGCCTGGAACAGGCGAAGAACCAGCTGCTGGCGCTGATCGAGGCGCACGACGACGCGCAATTGTATGGCCAGCCCTGGTACACGCATTACACGATGGGGCGCATGATCCAGTTCAACACGGCATCGCCGTATGCGAATGCGCGCACGCGCTTGCGGGCCTGGCTCAAGACCTTGTAG
- a CDS encoding LysR family transcriptional regulator, with amino-acid sequence MISLDRLGIFIAIVDAGSLTAAAAVLGQSKAVVSFNLKQLEAELGVSLLTRSTRSLALTDVGRRFYEDCQRVLSEAQGAIETARQGHQGLRGTLRLTTTVEYGSRTVIPALIAFAAAHPQLQIQHSSSSSHEDLISGGYDLAIRMGSLNDSSYRAALIEPYAIWPVASPAYLASLPGRDIATLPDLQRARWLAHSRLSTPLRWEVHTPDGPAAFAVQDDAAIHSDSASALLGFALGGCGVALLPQWQVEGEVRAGRLRRLLPDVAFPEQGVYAVYPNTQHIAEKVRAFIDFLRTFVGTPD; translated from the coding sequence ATGATCAGTCTCGACCGCCTGGGTATTTTCATCGCCATCGTCGATGCCGGTTCGCTGACGGCCGCCGCCGCCGTGCTGGGCCAGAGCAAGGCCGTCGTCAGTTTTAACTTGAAACAGCTGGAAGCGGAGCTGGGCGTGTCGCTGCTGACGCGCAGCACGCGCAGCCTGGCGCTGACCGACGTGGGGCGGCGCTTTTATGAGGATTGCCAGCGCGTGCTGAGCGAAGCCCAGGGCGCCATCGAAACGGCGCGCCAGGGCCACCAGGGCTTGCGCGGCACCCTGCGCCTGACGACCACCGTCGAATACGGCAGCCGCACGGTGATCCCCGCGCTGATCGCCTTTGCCGCCGCCCACCCGCAATTGCAGATCCAGCATTCCTCGTCGTCGTCGCATGAAGACCTGATCTCGGGCGGCTATGACCTGGCCATCCGCATGGGTTCACTCAACGACTCAAGCTACCGCGCCGCGCTGATCGAGCCGTATGCGATCTGGCCTGTCGCCTCGCCCGCCTACCTGGCCAGCCTGCCCGGCCGCGACATCGCCACCTTGCCCGACTTGCAGCGCGCGCGCTGGCTGGCGCACAGCCGCCTCAGCACGCCCCTGCGCTGGGAGGTGCACACGCCCGACGGTCCCGCCGCCTTTGCCGTACAGGACGACGCCGCCATCCATTCCGACTCCGCCTCGGCCCTGCTGGGCTTTGCCCTGGGCGGCTGCGGCGTGGCCCTGCTGCCGCAATGGCAGGTGGAGGGGGAAGTGCGCGCGGGACGCCTGCGCCGCCTGCTGCCCGACGTCGCCTTCCCGGAGCAGGGCGTGTATGCCGTGTATCCGAACACGCAGCATATCGCAGAAAAGGTGCGCGCCTTTATCGACTTTTTACGCACGTTCGTGGGCACGCCGGACTGA
- a CDS encoding efflux transporter outer membrane subunit: MKNYRYLVSLFPLLAGCAVSPAYVTPGTPAITLASPQQAQFAPGASAVSEAAWWTFFDDARLSQLIASALEHNLDIVQAQANLLAARAVFDERRLDELPAVTSQAGWQRQVQQDTPDSRAASASTRVGFDAQWEIDLFGRLAHISRSAQARAEAVQADLRQVQLTITAEVARNYYEALGYQQNLALTQAQVHSWRDTVALIDARIRAGSGLPEERHNALANLARSEAMLPPLQAGLRQAQYRLDVLSGQTPGAISLATMPRQEAPLAGQLPLGDVNRLIKQRPDVVRAERLLAASSEDVGAATADLYPRLSLGGFLGFFALRGSGVFDGGARAFEVAPSISYPAFRLGSVKARLRGTQAEAQGALARYEQTMLLAQEDVENAVTQLAQNQTRLASLLESARHGNAALGIASTRYQGGSGSYQAVLENQRALYDIRREALLAETASYIDAIALYKALGWGQTM; the protein is encoded by the coding sequence ATGAAAAATTACCGCTATCTCGTCTCCCTTTTCCCCCTGCTGGCCGGCTGCGCCGTCAGCCCCGCCTATGTCACGCCGGGCACGCCCGCCATCACCCTGGCCAGCCCGCAGCAGGCGCAATTCGCACCCGGTGCAAGCGCCGTCAGCGAGGCCGCCTGGTGGACGTTTTTCGACGATGCGCGCCTGTCGCAGCTGATCGCCAGCGCGCTCGAACACAACCTCGATATCGTCCAGGCGCAAGCGAACCTGCTGGCCGCGCGCGCCGTCTTCGACGAGCGCCGGCTCGATGAGCTGCCTGCCGTCACCAGCCAGGCGGGATGGCAACGCCAGGTGCAACAGGACACACCCGATAGCCGCGCCGCCAGCGCCAGCACGCGCGTAGGGTTCGACGCGCAATGGGAGATCGACCTGTTCGGCCGCCTGGCCCATATCAGCCGCTCGGCGCAGGCGCGCGCCGAAGCGGTGCAGGCGGACTTGCGGCAAGTGCAACTGACGATCACCGCCGAGGTGGCGCGCAATTACTACGAGGCGCTGGGCTACCAGCAAAACCTGGCGCTGACGCAGGCGCAGGTGCACAGCTGGCGCGACACCGTCGCCCTGATCGATGCGCGCATCCGTGCCGGCAGCGGCTTGCCGGAAGAGCGCCACAACGCGCTGGCCAACCTGGCCCGCAGCGAGGCGATGCTGCCGCCCTTGCAGGCGGGCTTGCGCCAGGCGCAGTACCGGCTCGATGTGCTGAGCGGCCAGACGCCGGGCGCCATTTCGCTGGCGACCATGCCGCGCCAGGAAGCGCCGCTGGCGGGCCAGCTGCCGCTCGGCGACGTGAACCGCCTGATCAAGCAACGGCCCGACGTGGTGCGTGCCGAACGCCTGCTGGCCGCCTCCAGCGAAGACGTGGGTGCCGCCACGGCCGACCTGTATCCGCGCCTGAGCCTGGGCGGCTTTTTGGGCTTCTTTGCGCTGCGCGGCAGCGGCGTGTTCGACGGCGGCGCGCGCGCCTTCGAGGTGGCGCCCTCCATCAGCTACCCGGCCTTCCGCCTCGGCAGCGTCAAGGCGCGCTTGCGCGGCACGCAGGCCGAAGCGCAGGGCGCGCTGGCGCGCTATGAACAAACGATGTTATTGGCGCAGGAAGACGTGGAAAATGCCGTCACGCAGCTGGCGCAAAACCAGACGCGATTGGCTTCCCTGCTGGAATCGGCGCGCCACGGCAACGCGGCCCTCGGCATCGCCAGCACGCGCTATCAGGGTGGTTCCGGCAGCTACCAGGCCGTGCTGGAAAACCAGCGCGCCTTGTACGATATCCGGCGCGAAGCGCTGCTGGCGGAAACGGCGTCCTATATCGATGCGATTGCCCTGTACAAGGCGCTGGGATGGGGGCAAACTATGTGA